The Bombus vancouverensis nearcticus chromosome 3, iyBomVanc1_principal, whole genome shotgun sequence genomic sequence atttttcaattatttaaaatgtatataagtaatttattatttaattgtaGATCAAATATGTACATTTCAAGCTTATTCTAAGTAAAGTAATCTCAATAGTTCAAAATGAGAACGTTAATTGATTTGTGAAAAAAGCGCCGAAATCAAAATTTCTCCGTTGATCCAACTGATACACCACATTGGAATTTGTAAAACATGCGTATTGCGCAGAAGAAAAAACACCCTCAAAAATACGGCATCATGAGTAATAAGAACATATCTACAATCAACCGAATAGTGAAATGAACGATGTCATTTAGAATATCAAAAGATTGCAACGAATACGCAAACGTCCAATATATCAAGCATTCAGGGCGTTCAAGtctttttattagaaaaatgtCAATTTATCTTAATGTAATAACGACAATCATCACACCGGTCTATCAGTTAAGCTTTTTAAGAGTGGAAACAGCTTTTCTGGTCTTTTAAAGTGTATCGCTTTccaaataatacatttttcacAATTGCGTCAGTGGAGCCTCGCGGCGATACAAAGGAAATTTTTCGTCCGCCATGTTGGCGTTGGTCTGATAGGAGGGCGGACTTACCATACTGTAATCACAAAATTCTGCAACGTAGGTGAGCCATCCACAAAAATAATTGTTACACCCGTGATCGACAAGCATTAAATTGTAATTAGGTACTTCACGTAATGTACAGTGCATGAGCTATATCTAATATTTTACAGAACATTTTCGCTCGACTCGCTCAAGGACGCACACACTTCTAAACATGGCGACGGCTCCCGACAAATTTCGACCGCGACCAGATCTTGAGCTGCTCGCTACTTCACGTTTACACAAGCCACGGAGAGATGCCGCTCCAACTGGGCGCTGAATCTACGATTGGCCGAATACAACCGGATACTTGGCAACGTGGCAGTATCAGACGTTCCCGATTGGTTAgtagtaaaaatattaaaagggCTCGTTTTCCGACTAACAAATCAAATCAGCAACTATTATTTCTAAGTGTAAAACATGCATTCTTTACAATCTATCACTATATGGATTACAATATGCATGAAACCTATTAATAAAAAGATACTACATGTTATTACTTGTTGATAAGGATTGAAGATATATAAAAGCTTTATCGTATTTGGTAAAACAGTTTTATCTGATTATctgtaaaataatcaaatttcttaaaaatgATCACAAAGCGGGCGCTCTTATGatgttaaaaatatagaaattaaaagaTCTTGTAacagtaaattattattattatccttcGGTAATAATTTTATACTATTGTATAGTAACCGACAAATATAGACATACATTACATGTAGTATTACATCACTTTACATTCCTGGCATCGTATAGAAAGCCGTTATCCAAATGTTTCGCTTTAATTTATAATGCAAACAAATTGTTGAATAATATCACGAAACTACAAATCTTTTAAAACATTTTCTCTTTTACTTACAGCTACGCACCACGTGATTCGTGCATTATCTGTATATAGTATTTTGATAAttaagtattatattttttcttattgttTCTTGCTTTGATCATTATAGTTATTTATAAGGGAAAATGCCatacatattattaaaatacttgtaaaaatatttatgaatttcatatttttaattgataatatatttattcaatGGTAAtgttttctattttaaatatacaCAATTACTGAAGTATTATTAACACGGTGTATTtattagaataataaattttaatcaagTTTCATACTAAGCGCCGCATTATATACACTTAAATATACCACATGCTACTTATAACCATTATAATGTAACTACTATTAATAATACATGTAAGAGGAAGTAcagttaaaaaagaagaaaattgtacTTACTTTTTCGTTAATTCCTTCTGTGATTTTCTGTATCCGTGAATGTGCACATTTTCTACCCAAAatcgaaaaaatatatatctatatgctGAACACATGCGCAACTTCTCGTGATACAACGTATGCTAAACACATTTTCAAATGCAATGACACAGCCTCGATAAGTCTTCTCACAGAAAACCATAATTATATCTACGATAGATTCTATGTGAATCGTAAtcgaataataaatgaaattttgtataCTTCAAGTTTGTGACACGTTTTTCTGACTCTACTCGACTCTAGTATGCTCAACGAGATGTCCACGTGCGATACGGTACGTACAATCGTAAGAATGACGCTGAGGTCATTTCGGTACTCGGCGCATCATCTTTTGATTGCCTCTGTTACATTTACATTGATCTACGTAGTACGGGAGATaatgatttaaaatttttacctaaaattaataacgaaagatagcaaatttattaaattattttagaacgattatagatttttatacgaatattttcaaattcgattatGATTAATCATATATATCATGCAAATTGAAAAGTAGGGttacaatataaataataatcctAACTTTCCGGAAGTTTGTAAGTTTCagtttcaattaatttaaaaggaaaattacaaaaaaagatTATAATACAAAAGTAGGAAGTCTAAAGTATGATGTATAGAACTAGCGAATAGCGACAATAACGACTAAAGTACTGATTATCTTAAATATGACAAAACTAAGTGCGGCCATAAATTCAAAATTATCAAGCTCTGTGATAGAACAATTAGAACGTCAACACATTTGTACTATTATACAATTTGTAGATGAAGATCCTGAAAGATTGGCACATTTTACAGGATTATCGTTCAAGGTATATATACaagattatttataaaaaaaataatcgtaataaatatttctgaattaaatttactaataaataataatttttataaaatgttaattttaagGTTAAATTTACAGGACATAATTGAAATTaagcaaaatattttaaaaaggtTTGGAGGTATGATTAGAAATGCACTTGATTTATTTGAAATGGAACAGAATGATATAATTCCTACTAATTTATCAAGGTATATAAGTATGTTAAATACAAATGGCattaattgagaaattgatattGAATTTGATTGATTAGTTTAGACAATCTATTAAAGGGTGGTTTGTATTATGGtcaaatttatgaaatatgtgGTGTATCTTCAAGTGGCAAATCACAATTATGCTTTGCAATTGCAACTAACATTGCATTGAAGACTAATAATATTGTACGGTACATTGATACAAAAAGGGATTTTTGTGGTTCAAGAAtagaacaaattttattaaaacaggATTTTAGTAAAcaggtatatataaatataaaaatataattatgattTAAAATGCCAGTAAAacacatttttatttcaattttaggTTATAGATGAAACTATGGAACGTATCAAAGTATGCTGTGTATACAGTATACATCAGTTGTTTAAAGTTTTATGCTTGTTAACAGTTAGTTTGAAAGAAGAAGGTGGAGAGTGTCGTACTAGGATTATAATCATTGATTCTTTACcaggaataatttttaaattttgtaaagatagaaaaataacaGTTGCTTTAAATCAGCTAGCAAATATGTGTCACTATATTGCAAAAGAATTTCGTTTGtcaattattattgttaatttGATTACTCAGTGGGATGTTGTCAGTGAAGAAGGACCTAGCACAAgttcaaatgaaaattatagTGTAACTCCTACTTTAGGAAAATATTGGTTACATATTCCTAATACAAGACTGTTATTGGAAAAAATTGAACTTGGAAagagaaaaatttcaatttgGAACAGTTGCCAATTGGAAGCAAACCTTACATGCACGTTAACTATAAATGATTCTGGTATTTCATGTCCATAAATACATCATGTACatctataattaaatataagttTATTATTACTTTGATTTACAAGGATcttgtaaataatataaataaatatatatacatatattttgtatgcTACATAAACTGTTTGCTAAATTATCAATAAGTATGGAACTCATGTTATTCgtaatatatgaaaaatatgtataaataaaataaattaattctatTTTGGCATTTAACCATTAGAATTTTAATATCGATTAATGCGGTAAAACTAATCTgacagaatataaaatatagaatagactCGCGTAGTAAACTTTACGTTTACCGCTAATTTCAAAACTACAAGAACGTCGTCAATAACTTCCGGTGACGTTAGATTTCCAGCGTTGCCATATTTTGTGAATGTGGACAGAAGCACAACTGTTTATAATGGTTATATTAGATTAGTGTTTGTTAGAGaatattgttaattaattgCTAAGAACCATGGCTTCCTTAGTTGCGGATTATGGAACTTCCTCGAGTTCAGAAAGTAGTGGCGATGATATTTCAGACGGTGCCGATAACACGTAAGCTTTTACCCTCATGAACCTGTTTCCCTATTGTTTGTTTTCTCCCTTCCTTCGTATAACCCTTCATAATCTCATAAATTTTGACTCCTAAAAcaaattacatattattatgTCATTACATTCTTAACACTGTATTTTGTGTAAATGTATGTTTATTTTTCGTGAAATATATGACTTTATATATTTTCGTCTGAATTGGCGAAATGAAAATTAGAGAAAGTATGTTCACTTCTTAAATTTTACGTTCTACAATATTAATgtggtattttttttttcttttcttttgcattaataattttttaatgtcaCGTTTCGATATTAATAAACTAAATGCATAACGATATTCTGCATTTTTTATAGATtaatgttatttttatatttatattaatataagcatATTAAATCACAGTTAGTAGTTACACATCAGATTGAATTTGTTCTTTGTAATCTGATATTGCCTAACCCTTAGTTttaaggaagaggaagaagaggatgacgaagaagaagaacataatgaaaataatgaaatatgtaAAACAGCTTCCAAAGAGAAACTTCCATTACCAACTCCAGACTTTAATGGTATACCCACGATGAAAACTTCGGTCTTCTCAAATCCATTTGTTGAAGCAGAAAAAGCAAAGAGTGCAATTCTTGAGAAACATGTGAAAATGACGCCGACTCTTGATGATACAAAAATGATAAATGGCAGAAAGATTTGTTGGAACTATAGGAAAGGTAGATGCCGATTTGGTCATAATTGTACCTTTGCACACGATTCAGATTTACATCGTACAGCAGCTGAGTTAGAAGCAATTAGAACACCACAGGAAACAGTTATTTGTCAGACTCAGTATAATGGCCAAGTTCCCATCAATGACGATGATGAGATAGATCAAGAAAATAATCAAATGAATAGACGCAAGAAAAGGCCAGGATTAAGTCAATCTTTAGTACCAAGCAAAAAAGTCTTAAAAATGTACAAAGCACAACAAGCTAAAGCTATTAGTAGATAAATGTAACTGTGTCAAGCATACGAATGATGTTAACATTTAATTAGATGCTCTGAAATGGGAGTAACTTATGATTCATATGCTTTATAACTCAAATGAATTTATACAAGTGAAATTgattataaattgtataaaaaatgataatcaAAAAACATGAAATGGTTTATAAGCGAAAAACAGTATAAAagattaataatttctttacatatgaacaaaggaaaaaaaataaaacaaatatatgCTTCCagtaaaattttacaaaaaagaTATGACACATGCAGATAATGCCTATTTCTAAATGAATTAAAAGTTTCAGGATGATTTAAATACtacttaatatttataaaaagaagcGTTTGTTATgtatataaagaatatagagTTTAATTGTATAATTAATACTTCCAGGGACCTGTATAAGTGGATCATAATTCATTGTCTTGCATGCAAatagttttataaatatatttctatttatactTGGTATTCTTAACTTGCCCATGAAAAAATGATGAAACATGTCTTCTTACTACTTACATTTtgttatgtaatttaattaccTATATGTCTCTCTTTCATTAGAAAGAGGCAGCTATTTGAAAGTTTTCCTGTATCAGAATTCTGAAATATTTACAAGTAACTATAAATAGTTATTCTACCTAGATTGAGATTAGATAGATACAAAATATCACTGCAGCTTTACTAAAAATTTTTTTAGATCCTGTTTAATGTACAGAGCAAAAATTATCTATATGAAAGCGATGTATGTAAAGAAAGGATTACGCGAGTTGTGTACAATATTGTTAATACTTTTTCTTGATAAACTATTTAATCTAGTATCTACCTTAGATACTAATAACACAATATTATAACAATGGTAtaccaaaaaaagaaaaaaactatAATTACGCTTCCATTATGCATTACTTTttatataatgttataagatGTAAAATAAGGCTTTATAATTCTACATGGAacaatgaaacgttaaatatttGGTTTCATCGATGTAACGTCACGTAGCTCCCTTTTCACATGATTTATCTGTGTCAGTATTTTTACTAATTTTTTTACTGTGTATTATAACACACTGTGTGTGTATACTGTCTACTTCCTATATACATAATTCGTATTTCATTAAACTTCAGCAATATATTAAATacgaaaaaaattaatttattaaaccaGAAAATGAATGTGAAGTCCGAAAAtgcctatatgtcggagaatgTAACACAAACACAGGTTTACGACtttccttctttattttatatagcaataagtttatgaaaggaaatttTTCGAAAGAGCAATAAATTACAATGACCAAGATATTACTAGTTTTTATCCTTCTCCTAGCTGTACCATATGAAAATCGGTATAAGTTTCAatctgcaaaataaaatgataataaattacTTGGCTTATACGAATAATTTGAAAGAATGAAAAAGAGAAGGGGTATATCAAAATGGGTAAAAAATGATAGGCACATGACATTTTATTAGACAATCATGGGTACAATATATGAATTCAGACCAATTATATATGGCATAAGTGCATTGATAACTGATTATTGCATCTttcattgaaaatatatatttatatatcatttttttcACTTCTGTGACTGAACATCTCACAGGCACTTTGTCTCTAAATAATAGTAAAGTTTGTGACAAatgtttttatgtaaaatatatatatatatatatgtatatgtatatatatatatatatatatatatatatatatatatcttataacATATTTTATGTTCATTAAGTTATGTTCAATGAGAAAACAatgtttgctgataaattaaataataaaatgaacgtTCTTCATAAGGGACTACAATAtagaaatcgatatttttatttaacccaacaacatttccaataaattaattaatcataCTTTTCATAGTTACTCAACGATATTATTCATCTAAAGACAAGTCAAATATTAGATTTATGTCAGTATTTTACAAGACACCActaatgattaatttatttgtaaaatttatgtcTATAGCAGGGACCAAAGTTTTCCGTCTACAGTACTATCCATAAATTTAAAGTTGTTCACATTAGTGCAGAGCGTTACTTTTCTATTGAGATaatgttaaatatttctaaaggAAAGTATACTTCATACAGATCGTTTGTTCTTGAATAATTACATAGCTCCATACGTGTTTTGTATGCTATGTATTACATGTGTTTTGTATCACAATTATTCATAGTAATATTCTTAAATAAAGAGTTACTACGGTACTCTAGATAAAACACACAACGAAGCAAGGAGATGAAAAGTGAAATGGAGTGATTTAGATGTAAAAATGCTTGGTATATTAATCGACATCATTTGTTAAACAAATTGGTAAAAAATAAGTTACAGTCGAATTATTAAGTACATTTCGCATTGGTACCTTCAAAGTGTGCACGcaagattaattaaaaaataggtATTATAGTTTGTAAGTTTCGTATCGTTTGTCATTTTCGTATTGCCTAGGAAATTTTAGATCGAGATAGCAGCTGTCAGtgtcaataaaatattttgtttctttttagaATTGTGTTATTTGTCCCTTATCATTGCCTAATGTATTTATACCGTCGTGTTTTCACATCGTTTCGAAACCTGCTCTCATTACACCTCTTCGTACTTTTTCGTTTTAAGGATCGTCATTTAGTGTTTCGTAGGACTACCGCATTCTTGACTATTGCTTTTTATACTATTTTGTTCGGCAAATTTCACGATACCATTCGTAACACCGTAGACACCATTCTGTACGCCATTTACAACTTTATCTACACTATTTATAACAACGTCCACACCATTGACTCTACAACGATCAAGTCCATTTACTGTTTTTTTAACCGATGTATCTTTCGCTTCCGAAGAGCAAGTACTTTTTGTTTCTGTTGATCCAGATTCCGTTAAGCCTGCAAGAGCGTAATCTGTGCAATTTAAAAGAAACTGATCAAACAAGAAAGACAATCAAAGACAGATCTACGCGAAAAAGAGTGTATCAAACGACTTTCTCGATATATCTTTTTCATTAAAGAAATACGCGTAATTTATTAGTTACGGATGTCTGTATAATTTAATGGCAAACGATATTCGATACGTACCTTGCAAATTATGGCAGAATTTATTCGTATTGTTCCATTCTTCTCTTAGACTGAGATTGAACATACTGTAATCCGGGTTTCCAGTGACCTCTTTTTCGATTGTCAGGAACTGTGGTAATATGTTCTTAAGCTCGTCTCCGGACAATGCTGTGTACGTTTCAAGCAGCATCAATCCCCGACACCTGTAATCATATTAGACAcatttatctatatatataataaattatttcgttACACGATTGCGCGTGATTTCTTAACTCTCACCTTGGATGAGCGGGTTCTCTGTATATATCTAATTGGAAATACTGATTGTTGATGAGGAAACATCGTCGACGCTTGAAGATGGTGAAATGCGAGTCATCGCGTTGAGCGAGCATATTCAAATAATCTCGATGAGTCAATTGTGTTTTTACTTCGATCACTTGGCCGCACATTTTTGGACGTCGAATTGTATGAATGTAAGACCAGTGACCTATCAACGTAAATTTATACGTGATTACGCGTTATCGATACAGACGTGTTGGCATTGTAAATCTCAAATAGTAACTGTCTCGCGAACCTTTTTGCCCGCGTTTACGCAGACGAGCCTGCATCTTCGGATTGTTACTTTGGAGGTAGTTATGGACGACATCAAAGTCCTGGAACGGCGGGAACCCAGAGTCCGCCGGTAAAGGACCTTTGACAAGGAACTTGACTTTTCTGCTACTTGCTCTCAATCTGTCTCCGGTATCGATACCCAGCTTCTGGCACACGCATTCGATCATACGACAGAGTTTCGTTTCGAAGTCCTGCGAATTGTCTATCACATCGAAGTAAGGATGCCCAACCCAGGCGGCCGCCGCTTTATAATCGAGTTCTCTGGCTACCACGACGCCTTCCGAACGACACGCGTGATCTTCCGTCGAGTAGAATTCCTCGGCGCCGTTTGCTGCCGAGACCATATGGATGATCTGATTGTACCTATTGTCTCGCAGCTCCACGTTGTTCCATCCGTTCGAAGCCATCATCAATTCCCATTTATCTTTCGATATAACTAAATTAAAGAAGAGAAAGATCTGGTTTAACTTTGATTCGTAAAGGACCAGAGGAAAAGATAGGCAGCATAGTTATTAATATCGCTCACATGCAGAGGCATCCATGGCACCACGATCACAGATAATAAGACAATTTCGCGAACAGCTGTCACCCAGCTGGAAGAACGTATTCTCTATCTGTATCATCGTGCGCAGAAGATTCTCTTGAAATTTGAACGCTGAAACAGAATAACATAAATCACGTACAATTTTAGATCGGTCAATGCGAAACAAGTTATAGTTTCTTGTTTCTACGAGTCAACTTTTACACGCTACCTGGCTGATCGGTAACTACGCaacaattactttttccgtCTTTGCAACTGTTTACGTAATCGCAAGCCATGAATTAATTGAACGTAGGAATTTATTAACACATTTGCACAATTGCATTGATAAGCGATAATGATCGTGTATTTTTCTCAACGAATGATCATATGCGTAACGATATGCTACTACGAGCGTAACACGgtgattaatttaaatttcttcGAAGTAGCGTGCTCGTTAACTTCTATAGGTATTTCAAGTCCTCTCGTTTCGACGTcgttcaaagaaaaaaaaaaaaaaaaagagagagaaaaaaaaaggtaaatATCAAGCACGAGGTTGATGCTATATTTTACGTGAAAATTATCTTAATAGTTCGCGTAATAATCAACGCGCTACTAACTAAAGCGATTAGGATCGATCGTATCCAAGAACAAATCACAGCCTTATCTAATCGAGGTCAACTGCCAAGAGCTTCGATACACGATTCTTTCAAATAACTAAAATCGCGTTATCGCGAGAGCCGATAAATCAAGTGCAATTAATAGTAGCTCGAAAAGTTTTGCAATTGTCGAAATAGGAAATACGAGGATCGAAGTTGGCTCCCTTAACAACATCTTTCGAGCatctctttcctttccttttctttttttttttctttctttttgtacaGACGATACTCCAGATCTGTTTATGTACGCGTCTCACAGTGTTTTATCTACATGTATATTTCTAGGTTTCTCGCATCTTGACCCAAAGTCAAGTTGGCCCAGCTGATATCTGGTACGGTGCACGTATTCTTTTGCAACGAAATCCACCACAGACAAACAAGTTTCGCATTAGTCGTTGCTTGCACGCATCTGCCAGAGATGCGACGCATCGTTTTAGACGGGCCAGACGGGCCAACCGGCTGCTATTACTGCGTGTATGCGTGTGTGAGTTCTTGTCACGATAGGTTCTCGTTATCGAAACGGTGAGAAAAACTCCAATTAACGGAATGATCGTCCGCAGGCTTTGACGGTGTTCGATAATCGTTCGAAACGATTGGCGTTTTCGATTATCAAGCCGTAACCAGATTCAGCATTTCCCAGTATCAGCGTCGTGAACGCGTCTTCGTCTCGACGCGCGCGGTTCCACGAGCATAAAACAATCGCGACTAATGGTCCGTGGGACGTCTTTATGATTTAACGGATGAACGACGACGAATATCGTGGATATCGTGCGTGCAATTAATAGCATCGAACGTCTGCATACGTTTATTAGCAACGGGCTATTACGCTCCCGAAAGTTAATAGAATTAGCAAGGAGAGCCGACAAGTACATACGAGGTTGATCTTTTATCACGGAGGAACGTACTTTCTTAAATTCTTCTTTCGATGTATAAGTACATCGATTAAAAACGCTCGAGCAAGGTTTCTGTACACGTACACGAATATGATCCAAGTATACAGGACGAACGAAAGTAAAAGTTCGGAAGGAAATGCTGGACGGTGTATGCGATGAGAATGCTCATACCTAATTTACCAAGAGTGGC encodes the following:
- the Rad51D gene encoding rad51 recombinase D isoform X2; the encoded protein is MKILKDWHILQDYRSRLNLQDIIEIKQNILKRFGGMIRNALDLFEMEQNDIIPTNLSSLDNLLKGGLYYGQIYEICGVSSSGKSQLCFAIATNIALKTNNIVRYIDTKRDFCGSRIEQILLKQDFSKQVIDETMERIKVCCVYSIHQLFKVLCLLTVSLKEEGGECRTRIIIIDSLPGIIFKFCKDRKITVALNQLANMCHYIAKEFRLSIIIVNLITQWDVVSEEGPSTSSNENYSVTPTLGKYWLHIPNTRLLLEKIELGKRKISIWNSCQLEANLTCTLTINDSGISCP
- the Rad51D gene encoding rad51 recombinase D isoform X1; this translates as MTKLSAAINSKLSSSVIEQLERQHICTIIQFVDEDPERLAHFTGLSFKDIIEIKQNILKRFGGMIRNALDLFEMEQNDIIPTNLSSLDNLLKGGLYYGQIYEICGVSSSGKSQLCFAIATNIALKTNNIVRYIDTKRDFCGSRIEQILLKQDFSKQVIDETMERIKVCCVYSIHQLFKVLCLLTVSLKEEGGECRTRIIIIDSLPGIIFKFCKDRKITVALNQLANMCHYIAKEFRLSIIIVNLITQWDVVSEEGPSTSSNENYSVTPTLGKYWLHIPNTRLLLEKIELGKRKISIWNSCQLEANLTCTLTINDSGISCP
- the LOC117154039 gene encoding uncharacterized protein LOC117154039 — protein: MASLVADYGTSSSSESSGDDISDGADNTFKEEEEEDDEEEEHNENNEICKTASKEKLPLPTPDFNGIPTMKTSVFSNPFVEAEKAKSAILEKHVKMTPTLDDTKMINGRKICWNYRKGRCRFGHNCTFAHDSDLHRTAAELEAIRTPQETVICQTQYNGQVPINDDDEIDQENNQMNRRKKRPGLSQSLVPSKKVLKMYKAQQAKAISR